In Carassius carassius chromosome 5, fCarCar2.1, whole genome shotgun sequence, one genomic interval encodes:
- the ypel1 gene encoding protein yippee-like 1 isoform X2 has product MVKMTKSKTFQAYLPNCHRTYSCIHCRAHLANHDELISKSFQGSQGRAYLFNSVVNVGCGPAEERVLLTGLHAVADIYCENCKTTLGWKYEKVTWR; this is encoded by the exons ATGGTAAAGATGACAAAGTCCAAGACCTTCCAGGCTTACCTGCCCAACTGTCACCGAACCTACAGCTGCATCCACTGCCGGGCACATCTCGCCAATCATGATGAGCTCATCTCAAAG TCATTCCAAGGCAGCCAGGGACGAGCCTACCTCTTCAATTCAGT TGTGAATGTGGGTTGTGGTCCAGCAGAGGAGAGGGTTCTCCTAACAGGGTTACACGCTGTGGCGGATATCTACTGTGAAAACTGTAAAACCACCCTGGGCTGGAAATAC